The sequence TGCGGGGCAGGGGACGTTTCTTCGGCGGGTGCCCGCCGACGATGGCGGGCAGGGCGAGCGGCGGATCACGCGGCAGGTGGGGGTGGTGCTGTCGATCTGGGATCGGGTGGGGGCGTTGAGCTGGAACGACTCGCGGATCATACCGGGGATTCTCGAGGAGGCGGCGAATCACAACGTCGCTGTTCAGTTGATTCCGCATGAGTTGGCGGTGGGCGATCCGGGGCGATTTGACCGGTATCTTCTTGACCGTCAACTGGATGGGCTGATCTGGCTGGAGATGCAGATTGGGATGGCGATCACGGCCGCACGGTGGGTTGAGCGGGGTTTGCCGCAGGTCTGCGTTCAGCGCCGGGTGACGGGGATTCAGACCCCGTTAGTTTCGGAAGACAATTACCGGGCTGCGAGACACGCGGCCAGGATACTGCTGGATGAGGGGCATCAGAGGGTGCTGGTGACGCATCCGGAGGCGAACACCTCGAGCATTGCGGAACGTCTGGCGGGCGTGCGGGACGAACTGGACGGGGGGGGCGTCGGCTGGCCGGCGGAGTGGTTTGTCCGGGTTCCCGAGTGGCCGTATCCCCGTTGGCTTCCGATGCATCTTCGCGAGGCGCTGGAGCGGGTTAGGCCTACGGCGGTGCTCATGCTGGAGGGCGGCACATCGGAACTGGTGGAGGCGGG comes from Phycisphaerae bacterium and encodes:
- a CDS encoding GntR family transcriptional regulator, coding for MAGIELSKDSGTLYGELVDRLKRYIREEGLGPGRRFPSHRQIADMAGVSRVTARLAVKQLEKEGILESCAGQGTFLRRVPADDGGQGERRITRQVGVVLSIWDRVGALSWNDSRIIPGILEEAANHNVAVQLIPHELAVGDPGRFDRYLLDRQLDGLIWLEMQIGMAITAARWVERGLPQVCVQRRVTGIQTPLVSEDNYRAARHAARILLDEGHQRVLVTHPEANTSSIAERLAGVRDELDGGGVGWPAEWFVRVPEWPYPRWLPMHLREALERVRPTAVLMLEGGTSELVEAGGPLGLEFGRNCRLVSFHPPAAVEGAKPKRYTYFWPRLREIGQQSVALWLRAAREMESQKDFRPDWTEWVEMEAREFPPSAAELHAAAVGRREGAIMSLNGRESGGLQR